A window of the Diabrotica undecimpunctata isolate CICGRU chromosome 1, icDiaUnde3, whole genome shotgun sequence genome harbors these coding sequences:
- the LOC140444481 gene encoding uncharacterized protein, translated as MDSVYPSTSTSCEINSGACHLCSKIFKNVELRNRHIKGIHNIDMSIKKINHIICPLCEQETNFKSHENLRKHLKGNHQVSIELITFEFSSLQEYETWKDMQKFETSYTLNRIVNRNEQKTLYYECNRSNTKGYKPNYKIRTEKSGGSIKIKGVCPSRLICKLRDQGQVSVSYWKTHAGHKEELRTMHLAKAEEKMIVEKLISGVPSSRILEDSRKLETPKLERLALLTSKDLSNLSRKYNTYKKRDQNDMVATALKVQEWNANNKNYAFLFKKEGEQHDVLKKEDFALGFMNSVMEDKLREFHSIICMDGTHGTNKRGMDLTVVLIKDDRNTGFPVAFLLSNRLDQVVQEVFLGALKNRMQTGIHAEHFMSDDDKKYYNAWVKIMGNQPKRLLCTWHVVKNWNIQGKKKIKDPILKKQMKTEMKRIINETDEDRFMELCNRYIIKLQEANEIDFFNYLARNYFQNEERIKMWAHCYRKNSGINTNMAIESFNNLLKTNHLRRSAGVTIEKLLDTIDDLVDIKMWKRIIDIERPNANNYQDRVIAKAHKMAETMKNKVEVKKNEKVYGQFQVKSFRDPNKLYNVNIRQVCENECKTLYCRVCKICIHRYQCECAEYVVRNILCKHVHLVRMHEEREGTNSVLDDAARCLAVTSIIKSRHQEEINEFVRGKVEQTNVIQEKTKRSLQIENLVNLMEDLDDESFARLHDKFVRDIQGTKRKVKKEFQETPKDITKKRKMEKQEYFPSNKKRN; from the exons ATGGATTCTGTCTATCCATCCACTTCAACAAGCTGTGAAATTAACTCAGGAGCCTGCCATCTTTgcagcaaaatatttaaaaatgtggaATTACGAAATCGTCATATCAAAGGAATACATAACATAGATATGTCGATTAAGAAAATTAATCACATTATTTGTCCCTTATGTGAACAAGAAACTAATTTCAAAAGCCATGAGAACTTACGAAAACATCTTAAAGGGAACCACCAGGTGAGTATTGAATTAATAACTTTTGAATTTTCTAGTTTACAAGAATATGAGACATGGAAAGACATGCAGAAATTTGAGACAAGTTATACACTGAATAGAATTGTTAATAGAAATGAACAGAAGACATTATACTATGAGTGTAACAGAAGTAACACTAAAG GATATAAGCCCAACTATAAAATTAGAACAGAGAAATCTGGtggatcaattaaaattaaaggagtGTGTCCCTCCAGGCTGATTTGCAAACTGAGAGATCAAGGACAAGTTTCAGTCAGTTATTGGAAAACACATGCTGGACATAAAGAGGAATTAAGAACCATGCATCTGGCAAAAGCAGAAGAAAAAATGATTGTAGAGAAGTTAATATCTGGGGTGCCATCCAGCAGAATTTTAGAAGATTCAAGAAAATTGGAAACACCAAAACTAGAAAGACTTGCCCTATTAACAAGTAAAGACCTCTCAAATTTGTCCAGGAAGTATAATACATATAAGAAACGAGATCAAAATGATATGGTAGCAACGGCTTTAAAGGTTCAGGAATGGAATGCTAACAACAAGAATTATGCTTTCTTATTCAAGAAGGAAG gagaaCAACATGATGtacttaaaaaagaagattttgccTTAGGATTCATGAACTCTGTTATGGAAGATAAATTAAGAGAATTCCATAGCATAATTTGTATGGATGGTACACATGGCACGAACAAGAGGGGAATGGATTTAACAGTGGTGCTTATTAAAGATGACAGGAATACAGGATTTCCAGTTGCATTCTTACTGTCAAACCGATTGGACCAAGtagttcaagaagtttttttag gtGCTCTCAAGAATAGAATGCAAACTGGAATTCATGCAGAACATTTTATGAGTGATgacgataaaaaatattataatgcaTGGGTGAAGATTATGGGCAACCAACCAAAGAGGCTTTTATGTACATGGCACGTTGTGAAAAATTGGAACATTCAagggaagaagaaaataaaagatccaattttgaagaaacagatgaaaacTGAGATGAAGAGAATTATTAATGAAACGGATGAAGATAGATTTATGGAGTTATGCAATAGATATATAATCAAATTACAAGAGGCAAATgagatagatttttttaattatctggcACG gaatTACTTTCAGAATGAAGAGAGAATCAAAATGTGGGCTCATTGTTACAGAAAAAATTCAGGAATCAATACAAACATGGCGATAGAATCTTTCAACAACCTATTGAAGACCAACCACCTTAGGAGAAGTGCTGGGGTAACAATTGAAAAGTTATTGGACACAATAGATGATCTAGTTGACATTAAAATGTGGAAGAGGATTATAGACATCGAAAGACCAAATGCGAACAATTATCAAGATAGGGTTATAGCAAAAGCACACAAAATGGCAGAAACGATGAAAAACAAAGTGGAGGTTAAGAAAAATGAGAAGGTATATGGTCAATTTCAGGTAAAGTCATTTAGAGAtcctaataaattatataatgtaaATATAAGGCAAGTATGTGAAAATGAATGTAAGACATTGTATTGTAGAGTatgtaaaatttgtattcatcGCTATCAGTGTGAGTGTGCTGAATATGTGGTGAGGAATATCTTGTGTAAGCATGTGCACTTGGTAAGAATGCACGAGGAGCGCGAGGGAACTAACTCTGTTTTAGATGATGCTGCAAGGTGTTTGGCAGTAACTTCAATTATCAAATCAAGGCATCAGGAGGAAATTAATGAGTTTGTCAGAGGGAAGGTAGAACAGACAAATGTCATCCAGGAAAAAACCAAACGAAGTCTTCAAATAGAAAACTTGGTAAATTTAATGGAAGACTTAGATGATGAAAGTTTTGCAAGATTACATGACAAATTTGTGAGGGACATTCAAGGAACAAAGCGCAAAGTGAAGAAAGAATTTCAGGAAACCCCTAAGGATATTACAAAGAagcgaaaaatggaaaagcaggaatattttccttccaataaaaaaagaaactga